Proteins from a single region of Chryseobacterium sp. T16E-39:
- a CDS encoding DUF4252 domain-containing protein: MKNLKTIFLFSCILILLQSCIVSHRRPNMAFFSDTNYDFKGARFESINVPMFLAKPFIKKALREDGENEEVADLVKKISKIKVLTVENGDPGMLADYAAYLNNNNYEDWATIKHDGDNVNVRVKQSGEAIKNMLITVNSDKELVFVDVKGNFTADDISKFINSASDK; this comes from the coding sequence ATGAAAAACTTAAAAACCATTTTTCTCTTTAGCTGTATATTGATTCTTCTTCAGTCTTGTATCGTGTCTCACCGCCGTCCCAATATGGCTTTCTTTTCAGATACAAATTATGATTTTAAAGGAGCCAGGTTTGAAAGTATCAATGTACCGATGTTCTTAGCTAAGCCCTTTATTAAAAAAGCTCTAAGGGAAGACGGAGAGAATGAGGAGGTTGCCGATCTTGTGAAAAAGATCTCAAAAATAAAAGTGCTGACCGTAGAAAATGGAGACCCGGGGATGCTCGCTGATTATGCAGCCTATCTTAATAACAATAATTATGAAGACTGGGCAACCATAAAACATGACGGAGATAATGTAAATGTAAGGGTAAAACAGTCCGGTGAGGCCATTAAGAATATGTTGATTACTGTAAATTCTGATAAAGAACTGGTTTTTGTAGATGTAAAGGGAAACTTTACAGCAGATGATATTTCAAAATTCATTAACTCAGCTTCAGATAAATAA
- a CDS encoding DUF4252 domain-containing protein, which translates to MKKILIIFALAFSHFFTVYGQEDKFDKLFEKYQQVEGVTSIKIAKPMFGMLSSLNIDDSQLDQIKPLLSKINGLKILITENPENANSAGGKKLQNSLSQINKDISSYLSHLNYNEVMSVNSKDSKIKFLSAGAKEGILDDVLLSIDSGDGGNVLVMLDGKLSMDDLNKIIKSSETKTSSITNTTRSSMTSENSTSYLNGEARNVGEFSGIQVSTGINLIYKQESPTSVKVIADADKLQYVITKVENGILKVYVDNKGERNIRFKNLSVNVSSPRMRSIKASSGASFIAVNPVKENSMDIDASSGAAVKGKFNVSSTTDVSSTSGASVKVSVNTSAIVVKASSGSDTIIEGQATSGVIDISSGASCKAENLKLNELEVESTSGASLSVNVTDRLKVKASSGGSVKYKGNPQIDSNISKMSGGSLKAIN; encoded by the coding sequence ATGAAAAAAATATTGATAATATTCGCACTTGCTTTTTCCCATTTCTTTACAGTGTATGGGCAGGAAGACAAATTCGATAAACTTTTTGAAAAATACCAGCAGGTAGAAGGTGTAACTTCTATTAAAATTGCAAAGCCGATGTTCGGAATGCTTAGCAGTCTGAATATTGATGACTCTCAGCTGGATCAGATCAAACCATTGCTGTCAAAGATCAATGGATTAAAGATCCTGATCACAGAGAATCCCGAAAATGCCAATTCTGCAGGAGGTAAAAAATTACAGAACAGCCTGTCACAGATTAATAAAGACATTTCTTCCTATCTAAGCCACCTGAACTATAACGAAGTGATGAGCGTGAATAGTAAGGACAGCAAAATAAAATTTCTTTCTGCAGGAGCTAAAGAAGGAATATTGGATGACGTATTGTTAAGCATTGACAGCGGAGATGGAGGGAATGTTTTAGTAATGCTGGATGGAAAACTTTCAATGGATGATCTTAACAAGATCATTAAATCCAGTGAAACCAAAACAAGCTCGATTACCAATACGACAAGGAGCAGTATGACCTCGGAGAACAGTACTTCATACCTGAACGGTGAAGCGAGGAATGTAGGTGAATTTTCAGGAATTCAGGTAAGTACGGGAATAAATCTTATTTATAAGCAGGAGAGCCCGACCAGTGTAAAAGTGATTGCAGATGCTGATAAACTTCAGTATGTCATTACAAAAGTAGAGAATGGTATTTTAAAAGTGTACGTTGATAATAAAGGAGAAAGAAATATAAGATTTAAAAATCTAAGTGTTAACGTTTCTTCGCCGAGAATGCGCAGCATTAAAGCTTCTTCAGGAGCCAGCTTTATAGCAGTGAATCCTGTAAAAGAAAACAGTATGGATATTGATGCTTCGTCAGGGGCTGCTGTCAAAGGAAAGTTTAATGTTTCCAGTACTACAGATGTCAGTTCAACCTCAGGAGCAAGTGTTAAAGTAAGTGTCAATACTTCGGCTATCGTTGTCAAAGCTTCCAGTGGTTCAGATACCATCATTGAAGGGCAGGCCACTTCGGGAGTGATTGATATAAGCAGCGGGGCATCTTGTAAAGCTGAAAATTTAAAATTAAACGAATTGGAGGTAGAGTCTACATCAGGAGCAAGCCTTAGTGTAAACGTTACAGACCGACTTAAAGTAAAAGCATCGTCTGGAGGATCAGTTAAGTATAAAGGAAATCCTCAGATTGATTCGAATATCAGTAAAATGTCTGGTGGAAGTTTGAAAGCAATCAATTAA
- a CDS encoding RNA polymerase sigma factor — MTQETFKNTVFILKNEMYRFAKRFVMSSDEAEDVVQDLMVKFWQKREELEQFGNLKSYALKSVRNECLNRLKHHDVKIGFADMQLHRSELYSMEVNNLKEHIIGFINQLPEKQKMVIHLKDVEEYEVSEISEMLEMEENAVRVNLMRARQKVKEQISQLMNYEQRSISR, encoded by the coding sequence ATGACCCAAGAAACCTTTAAGAATACGGTGTTTATTCTCAAAAACGAGATGTATCGTTTTGCGAAAAGGTTTGTCATGAGCAGTGATGAAGCAGAAGATGTCGTGCAGGATCTGATGGTTAAGTTTTGGCAGAAAAGAGAGGAATTGGAGCAATTTGGGAATTTAAAATCCTATGCATTGAAATCCGTCCGCAATGAATGTCTTAACAGGCTGAAGCATCATGATGTAAAAATTGGTTTTGCCGATATGCAGCTTCACCGGTCAGAGCTCTACAGTATGGAGGTTAATAATCTTAAGGAACATATTATAGGATTTATTAATCAGCTTCCTGAAAAACAAAAAATGGTTATCCATTTAAAAGATGTAGAAGAGTATGAAGTGTCCGAAATTTCTGAAATGTTGGAAATGGAAGAAAATGCAGTAAGAGTCAATCTTATGCGTGCAAGACAAAAAGTAAAAGAACAAATTTCACAACTGATGAATTATGAACAACGATCAATTTCAAGATAA
- a CDS encoding GlmU family protein, with protein sequence MQLVFSDAQYWEDFLPLTFTRPIAEMRCGILTFSERWQKLLENSEVSYFTENYLQQKFKSPEEKESLFLVTNFLPTENVLQQIKDLKPGEALVYEDELIAAKINMKGFSLNQIEKMTDIKEELVFFKKPKDLFTYNHKAIDFDFELLTSGKTSQELSSTNGFLGDKKDLFIEEGAQIEFSTLNTKTGKIYIGKNTEVMEGCHLRGPIALCDDSKFNLGAKIYGATTIGPNCKIGGEVNNIIVFGYSSKGHDGFVGNSVIGEWCNFGADTNSSNMKNNYGNVKLWNYRTKAFEDTGLQFAGLIMGDHSKTAINTQLNTGTVIGVASNIFKEGFPPNLIENFSWGGFKGDERFKLDKAYEVAERAMARRKVALTDDDKGILKHIFDTY encoded by the coding sequence ATGCAATTAGTATTTTCAGATGCGCAATATTGGGAAGATTTTCTCCCACTTACTTTTACCCGTCCCATTGCAGAAATGCGTTGTGGGATTCTAACCTTCTCCGAAAGATGGCAGAAGTTGCTAGAGAATTCTGAAGTTTCTTATTTCACAGAGAATTATTTGCAGCAGAAATTTAAAAGTCCTGAAGAAAAAGAAAGCCTGTTCCTCGTTACCAATTTTCTTCCTACAGAAAATGTTTTACAACAAATAAAAGATCTTAAGCCAGGGGAAGCTTTGGTGTACGAAGATGAATTGATCGCTGCGAAAATCAATATGAAAGGGTTTTCTTTAAATCAGATTGAAAAGATGACTGATATCAAAGAAGAGCTTGTATTCTTTAAAAAACCTAAAGACCTCTTTACCTACAATCATAAAGCTATTGACTTTGATTTTGAATTGCTTACCAGTGGTAAAACTTCACAGGAACTTTCTTCAACAAATGGTTTCTTAGGAGACAAAAAAGACCTTTTCATTGAAGAAGGAGCTCAGATTGAATTTTCAACATTGAATACAAAAACCGGAAAGATCTATATTGGAAAGAACACGGAAGTAATGGAAGGTTGCCACCTGCGTGGTCCTATTGCTCTTTGTGATGATTCTAAATTTAATTTGGGGGCTAAAATCTATGGAGCGACGACAATCGGTCCCAATTGTAAAATTGGAGGTGAGGTCAATAATATCATTGTGTTCGGATATTCCAGTAAGGGCCATGATGGATTCGTTGGAAATTCTGTAATTGGAGAGTGGTGTAATTTTGGAGCGGATACCAATTCATCAAACATGAAGAATAATTATGGTAATGTGAAATTATGGAACTACAGAACCAAAGCATTTGAGGATACAGGATTACAATTTGCCGGATTGATCATGGGAGATCATTCTAAAACAGCAATCAATACCCAATTAAATACAGGAACGGTAATTGGTGTTGCTTCGAATATTTTCAAAGAAGGATTTCCTCCTAACCTTATAGAAAATTTTTCATGGGGTGGATTTAAAGGAGATGAAAGATTTAAATTAGATAAAGCATATGAAGTGGCAGAGAGAGCAATGGCTAGAAGAAAAGTGGCTCTGACAGACGATGATAAGGGGATTTTAAAACATATTTTTGATACCTACTAA
- a CDS encoding type B 50S ribosomal protein L31, protein MKNGIHPENYRLVVFKDMSNDEVFLCKSTAETKDTIQYEGQEYPLIKMEISSTSHPFYTGKVKLVDTAGRVDKFMNKYKKFAK, encoded by the coding sequence ATGAAAAACGGAATTCACCCAGAAAATTATAGACTTGTTGTTTTCAAAGATATGAGTAACGACGAGGTGTTTCTTTGCAAGTCTACTGCAGAAACAAAAGACACAATCCAGTATGAAGGACAAGAGTATCCTTTGATCAAAATGGAAATCTCTTCTACTTCTCACCCTTTCTACACTGGTAAAGTGAAGTTGGTAGATACTGCAGGTAGAGTAGACAAGTTCATGAACAAATACAAAAAATTCGCTAAGTAA
- a CDS encoding nucleotide pyrophosphohydrolase has protein sequence MEITNLQQQVDEWIKTIGVRYFNELTNMAMLTEEVGEVARIIARRYGEQSEKESDKSKDLGEELADVLFVTLCLANQTGVNLQEAFDKKMKIKTDRDKDRHQNNEKLK, from the coding sequence ATGGAAATTACCAATTTACAGCAGCAGGTGGATGAATGGATAAAAACCATTGGTGTCCGTTATTTTAATGAGCTTACCAATATGGCAATGCTTACAGAAGAAGTGGGAGAAGTAGCCCGAATTATTGCAAGAAGGTATGGTGAACAGAGTGAAAAAGAAAGCGATAAAAGTAAAGATCTAGGCGAGGAACTAGCAGATGTACTCTTTGTAACATTATGTTTAGCCAATCAGACCGGGGTCAATTTGCAAGAGGCTTTTGATAAAAAAATGAAGATAAAAACAGATCGCGACAAAGATCGGCATCAGAATAATGAAAAATTGAAGTAG
- a CDS encoding 3-phosphoshikimate 1-carboxyvinyltransferase produces the protein MKLEKSKLEGDQTIQISGSKSISNRLLILESLFSNIKIGNLSNSQDTEMLTKALSENSEVVDIHHAGTAMRFLTSYFSIFEGRDTILTGSGRMKERPIKNLVNALRDLGADIEYMENEGFPPLKIKGKKITKSNVNVPANISSQFITSLLLIAGKLENGLEINLVGDITSRSYIEMTLDIITKFGINATFNGNTIKVEPFTNPSSVIHYEVESDWSSASYFYSICALGRKTLHLKSFYKQSTQGDSAIAKIYKEFFGITTIFSEDEHKITLQPDPNFSFPEKIELDMNNCPDIAQTLCVTAAALKIPFDISGLGTLRVKETDRLQALYNELKKIGTETEITDLTIKSVSFGEPEENISISTYQDHRMAMSFAPFCLIKELNIEEENVVEKSYPMFWKDLASILIS, from the coding sequence ATGAAGTTAGAGAAATCAAAATTAGAAGGAGATCAAACAATACAAATCAGCGGTTCGAAAAGTATTTCGAATCGTTTGTTGATTTTGGAAAGTTTATTTAGTAATATAAAAATTGGAAATCTATCCAACTCTCAGGATACGGAAATGCTTACGAAAGCTTTGTCTGAAAATTCTGAAGTTGTAGATATCCACCATGCAGGAACTGCGATGCGTTTCCTTACCTCTTATTTTTCAATCTTTGAGGGCAGGGATACTATACTTACCGGTTCGGGAAGAATGAAAGAAAGGCCAATTAAAAACCTTGTCAATGCTTTACGGGACCTGGGAGCTGATATTGAATATATGGAGAATGAAGGTTTTCCTCCTTTAAAAATTAAAGGAAAGAAGATTACAAAATCCAATGTGAATGTTCCAGCGAATATTTCAAGCCAGTTTATTACCTCTTTGCTTCTTATTGCAGGAAAATTAGAAAATGGACTGGAGATCAACCTTGTCGGTGATATTACTTCCAGATCTTATATTGAAATGACGCTGGATATTATAACAAAGTTTGGAATTAATGCGACCTTTAACGGAAACACCATCAAGGTAGAGCCTTTTACAAACCCATCTTCTGTTATTCATTATGAGGTAGAAAGTGACTGGAGTTCTGCTTCCTATTTCTATTCGATCTGTGCACTGGGAAGAAAGACTTTGCACCTGAAAAGTTTCTATAAGCAATCTACCCAAGGAGATTCAGCGATCGCAAAAATTTATAAAGAGTTTTTTGGAATTACAACGATCTTCTCAGAAGATGAGCATAAAATTACTTTACAGCCAGATCCCAATTTTTCTTTTCCGGAAAAAATTGAGTTGGATATGAATAACTGTCCTGATATTGCGCAAACCCTTTGTGTAACAGCAGCTGCTTTAAAAATCCCTTTCGATATTTCGGGCCTTGGAACTTTAAGAGTAAAAGAAACAGACCGACTTCAGGCTTTATATAATGAGCTGAAAAAAATAGGAACAGAAACTGAAATTACAGACTTAACAATCAAGTCTGTAAGCTTTGGAGAGCCGGAAGAAAACATTTCCATCAGCACCTATCAGGATCATAGAATGGCAATGAGTTTTGCTCCATTCTGCCTGATCAAAGAACTTAATATCGAAGAAGAAAATGTGGTTGAAAAATCTTATCCTATGTTCTGGAAAGATCTGGCCAGCATCTTAATTTCATAA
- a CDS encoding glucose 1-dehydrogenase — protein sequence MKNKVAVVTGGSSGIGLAIAKRFAEEGAQVVITGRNQRTIDQAVAEIGPNSLGIQGDVSKLNDLTRIYQTVADHFGKVDTLIVNAGVYVIAPLVDFTEEQFDKVSDINFKGAFFSVQKALPVLNDGASVVLVSSTVNRKGVPNHAAYSATKAAVRSLARSFSSELLDRKIRVNTLSPGPVDTPVFASVTDSAEGALAMMEAMGNFTPAKRVAMPEELAAAALYLASDDSSFMLGAELLLDGGLKDL from the coding sequence ATGAAGAACAAGGTAGCTGTGGTTACCGGAGGTAGCAGTGGTATTGGATTAGCCATCGCTAAACGTTTTGCAGAGGAAGGCGCTCAAGTCGTTATTACAGGTCGCAATCAAAGAACTATTGATCAGGCTGTCGCTGAGATTGGTCCTAACAGTTTGGGTATCCAGGGAGATGTTTCCAAACTGAATGATCTTACCCGAATCTATCAAACGGTAGCAGACCATTTTGGTAAGGTAGACACGCTGATCGTCAATGCTGGTGTTTATGTTATAGCACCACTAGTAGATTTTACTGAAGAACAGTTTGATAAAGTTAGCGACATCAATTTCAAAGGAGCTTTCTTTTCTGTACAAAAAGCCTTGCCTGTATTAAACGATGGGGCATCGGTCGTATTGGTTTCCTCTACAGTCAATAGAAAGGGTGTTCCTAACCATGCGGCTTATTCAGCAACAAAGGCTGCTGTACGTTCATTAGCCAGAAGTTTTTCTTCCGAACTGCTTGATCGTAAAATACGTGTTAATACTTTAAGCCCTGGACCTGTGGATACCCCTGTGTTTGCTTCGGTTACAGACAGTGCAGAAGGAGCTTTAGCAATGATGGAAGCTATGGGAAATTTTACACCAGCTAAACGTGTGGCTATGCCAGAGGAATTGGCAGCTGCAGCGCTTTATCTGGCCTCGGATGACTCAAGTTTTATGCTGGGTGCAGAATTATTGCTGGATGGAGGTTTAAAGGACCTCTAA
- a CDS encoding Crp/Fnr family transcriptional regulator has protein sequence MEDLSPFFENIKRKTHLSTENMERLTAAFQVVRIKRKQMIIQPGFVAKYRIYVLKGAFHSYVIDDKGNEHTIQFAVEDWWLSDYNSYIHQTPATQFVEALENSIILQIDHQAEQELKDANWELATLFRLMAEKSAAYLARRIVSNLTQSAEERYNDFVATYPKVVQRLPQYALASYLNMTREFLSKIRNDKVRKK, from the coding sequence ATGGAAGACCTTTCACCTTTTTTCGAGAATATAAAACGTAAAACCCATCTTTCAACTGAAAATATGGAACGGCTGACTGCTGCATTCCAGGTGGTCAGGATCAAAAGAAAACAAATGATCATACAGCCTGGCTTTGTCGCCAAATACAGGATTTATGTTTTGAAAGGAGCTTTCCATTCGTATGTAATTGATGATAAAGGCAATGAACATACGATACAGTTTGCGGTTGAGGATTGGTGGCTGTCGGATTATAACAGTTATATCCATCAGACACCTGCCACACAATTTGTAGAAGCATTGGAAAACAGTATCATTCTTCAAATTGATCATCAGGCGGAGCAGGAACTCAAAGATGCCAATTGGGAATTGGCGACACTTTTTCGATTGATGGCTGAAAAATCAGCGGCTTACCTTGCACGGAGGATCGTATCAAATTTGACCCAAAGTGCTGAGGAGCGATATAATGATTTTGTTGCCACATATCCAAAGGTCGTACAACGCCTGCCACAATATGCACTTGCTTCTTATCTTAATATGACACGTGAGTTTTTGTCGAAGATCCGTAATGATAAAGTGCGGAAAAAGTGA
- a CDS encoding phosphatidylinositol-specific phospholipase C, translating to MFKFNMRYLTILFFGIATTSTMLSSCSENVIGMDSEDKNLSLHDNKISKASLASVGIGNWMSGLEDNTSISKISIPGTHDSGAMREVPSNSGTAKTQNLTIREQLNAGIRFLDIRCRHIDNSFAIHHGAIYQNLNFDDVLSACYTFLDNHPTETIVMSVKEEYNASNTTRTFEQTFDSYIQKNPSRWDLGVNIPNLGSIRGKIKLLRRFSAGTSKGIDATSWADNTTFEINNPAASLKVQDYYQVGNNDDKWSKISALYNEAKADTSGKLYINFTSGYKPLIFGIPSIPTVSNNINPKLKTLFQSSPQGSYGIMPIDFVNAELAELIIKTNF from the coding sequence ATGTTCAAATTCAACATGAGATATCTGACGATTCTCTTTTTCGGCATTGCTACTACCTCAACCATGCTTTCTTCATGTTCAGAAAACGTCATTGGAATGGATTCTGAGGACAAAAACCTTAGTCTCCATGACAATAAAATCAGCAAAGCCTCTCTTGCCTCAGTTGGAATAGGCAACTGGATGTCCGGATTAGAGGACAATACATCAATTTCTAAAATCTCAATTCCCGGCACTCACGATTCCGGAGCGATGAGAGAGGTTCCTTCGAACAGTGGTACTGCAAAAACTCAAAATCTTACGATTAGAGAGCAGCTTAATGCCGGTATCCGTTTTCTGGATATCCGTTGCAGACATATTGATAATTCTTTTGCCATTCATCATGGTGCTATTTATCAGAATTTAAATTTCGATGATGTATTGAGTGCTTGTTATACATTTTTAGACAATCATCCGACAGAAACAATCGTTATGTCTGTAAAGGAAGAATATAATGCTTCCAATACAACAAGGACTTTTGAACAAACATTTGATTCTTATATTCAAAAGAATCCTTCAAGATGGGACCTAGGGGTTAACATTCCTAATCTGGGATCTATCAGAGGTAAAATCAAATTACTAAGAAGGTTTTCTGCCGGAACATCAAAAGGAATTGATGCAACTTCCTGGGCGGACAACACCACTTTTGAAATTAACAACCCTGCTGCCTCTTTAAAAGTTCAGGATTATTATCAGGTAGGCAATAATGATGATAAATGGTCTAAGATTTCGGCATTGTATAATGAAGCAAAAGCAGATACAAGCGGTAAACTTTACATCAACTTTACCAGTGGCTATAAACCTTTAATATTCGGAATCCCAAGTATTCCAACTGTATCCAATAATATCAATCCTAAACTTAAAACATTATTTCAAAGCAGTCCTCAGGGATCTTATGGTATAATGCCTATCGATTTCGTTAATGCAGAATTGGCAGAACTGATCATTAAAACCAATTTTTAG
- a CDS encoding alkaline phosphatase has product MKQIKIGVLLAMAIFSQNQAQNYSHYNVSNAHSHNDYEQEVPFWQAYYANFGSIEADVFLVNDKLWVAHTEKELSPDRTLESLYLDNISKQIKLNKGNIYPDSKKKLQLLIDVKQDYKTTLTALINILKKYPEITGNPGIRIVITGGRPQPGDFKNYPDYFFFDGDLDKRYTPDELKRVGLFSADLQALVKWNGKGIPRDEETDRIKKAVAIAHEQQKPVRFYGAPDFPNAWVNFIDLGVDYINTDHIPDLKKFLNTIPKNFYKNTKEYSTYTPTYKTDGIIKNVKNVILLIPDGTSLPQYYAAFTANKGKLNVFNMKATGLSKTNSSNAYITDSAPGSTAFATGVKTKNTFVGVDEMGKEIAQIPDIIASHGMTSGLISTGDVTDATPADFYAHSDNRNSSEPILKDFVGSKTKILIGGPTNGLTPENIQKIKEAKIDIYQDLKSVKKINNRTLVIDPLASQRITNGRGNWLADAFDLTLNDLKENKKGFFMMVEASQTDGGGHSNNIEQLVTELLDFDHVVGKAMKFADENKETLVIVLGDHETGGLTLLDGSLKDGWVFGNFSTNDHTSIPSSVFAYGPHSKNFTGLFENTEIFNKILEAYGIQKH; this is encoded by the coding sequence ATGAAACAAATAAAGATAGGGGTGTTATTGGCCATGGCCATTTTTTCACAGAATCAGGCACAGAATTATTCACATTATAATGTGAGTAATGCACATTCACACAACGATTACGAACAGGAAGTTCCTTTCTGGCAAGCTTACTATGCAAACTTTGGATCTATTGAAGCAGATGTTTTTCTGGTCAATGATAAGCTTTGGGTTGCTCATACGGAAAAAGAATTGTCACCCGATAGAACATTAGAGAGCCTTTATCTGGATAATATTTCAAAACAAATTAAGCTGAATAAAGGGAATATCTATCCTGATTCCAAAAAGAAATTACAATTGCTTATTGATGTTAAGCAGGATTACAAAACAACGCTTACAGCATTGATAAACATATTAAAAAAATATCCGGAAATTACAGGAAACCCGGGGATTAGAATTGTAATTACGGGAGGACGGCCTCAGCCCGGTGATTTTAAAAATTACCCGGACTATTTTTTCTTTGATGGAGATCTTGATAAAAGGTATACTCCTGATGAGCTCAAAAGAGTAGGGCTGTTCAGTGCAGATTTACAAGCATTGGTAAAATGGAATGGAAAGGGGATTCCAAGAGATGAAGAAACGGATAGAATAAAAAAAGCAGTTGCAATTGCACATGAACAGCAAAAGCCAGTACGTTTCTACGGAGCTCCTGATTTTCCTAATGCATGGGTAAATTTTATAGATCTGGGAGTGGATTATATCAATACCGATCATATTCCTGACCTCAAAAAATTCCTGAATACCATTCCAAAAAACTTTTATAAAAATACAAAAGAGTACAGCACATACACTCCTACCTACAAAACTGATGGGATCATTAAAAATGTCAAAAATGTAATTCTTCTGATTCCGGATGGAACTTCTTTACCTCAATATTATGCGGCATTTACAGCAAATAAAGGGAAATTGAATGTGTTCAATATGAAAGCGACAGGATTGTCCAAAACCAATTCTTCCAATGCCTATATTACAGACTCTGCTCCCGGTTCCACAGCATTTGCTACTGGCGTGAAGACAAAGAATACTTTTGTTGGTGTTGATGAAATGGGGAAAGAAATAGCACAGATTCCTGATATTATTGCCAGTCACGGAATGACTTCAGGATTGATTTCCACAGGAGATGTTACGGATGCTACGCCCGCAGATTTTTATGCACATTCAGATAACAGAAACAGTTCGGAACCCATTCTGAAAGACTTTGTAGGCTCCAAAACTAAAATTCTGATTGGAGGACCTACCAATGGATTAACTCCGGAAAACATTCAGAAAATTAAAGAAGCCAAAATAGATATCTATCAGGATCTGAAATCTGTAAAAAAAATCAATAACAGGACCTTGGTTATTGATCCATTAGCTTCACAAAGAATAACGAATGGAAGAGGAAATTGGTTAGCTGATGCCTTTGACCTTACCCTTAATGATTTAAAAGAAAATAAAAAAGGATTCTTTATGATGGTAGAAGCTTCTCAAACTGATGGAGGTGGGCACAGTAATAATATTGAACAGCTTGTCACTGAATTATTAGATTTTGATCATGTGGTAGGAAAAGCAATGAAATTTGCCGATGAAAATAAAGAAACACTGGTTATTGTTCTGGGAGATCACGAAACCGGAGGCTTAACACTTCTTGACGGAAGCCTTAAAGATGGATGGGTGTTTGGAAATTTTAGTACCAACGATCATACATCCATTCCTTCCAGCGTGTTTGCTTATGGTCCACATTCCAAAAATTTTACAGGCCTTTTTGAAAATACGGAGATCTTCAATAAGATATTGGAAGCTTATGGGATTCAAAAACACTAG